The region TGAGCAGTTTGAAAGAAGTTAATATTAATTCTTAAAGTATATTATCAATATATTGATTGGATACAGATTAGATTTATTTTGTTATTATATTCTTTTGCATTAGCTATATCATTATCTAGTTCTTCGGGTGGGAAGTTAAAAACAGAAACATTATAGTTGCCGAGCAGTTCCATAAATGTTTTTTTAGAATAACCTGCAAGTTCTGCTGCCTGTCCCAGGGAAAGTTTCCCGGATTCATATAATTTAGCAGCAAGCAGAGTAACTGTTTCTTTAGGAGAAAGATCAAATTTATCAGGAAGATGTATTGTTAATGTTTTCATAACAGTTCTAAAATAAGGAAATTCACATTCAATTTCACCTCTATACCAATTTCATTATTTGTAAGCCGCCAATAATTTTCATTAGCAATTTGGAAGTGATACTATTTACCGTAGAACCAAATGTTCTAGATACTGCTTGCCCCTTTGGGGGATACCGGATACCAGATAATGATAGTCTCCTAATCGTTTCTCTTCCTGCCTTTGATTAGTTGATTTAGCAAATCCATAACAATAAGCGATCATAATCGAAAAATCTTATAAGAATTTGTGATCGTAATCGAAATATCTTATGTTTGAGACCAGAATTGAGGATAAAAAAATGATTAAAAGAGAAATTCAGGATTCAATCGAATCCAGACTGTTCAAGGGAAAACTCATCGTAATTTATGGTGCAAGGCAGGTCGGTAAAACTACTCTTATAAAAGAGATTGGTAGAAAATTTTCTGACCAGGAAGTTTATCTCAACTGTGATGAGCCGGATATAAGAGAGCTATTAATTGATGCAACCTCAACAAAACTTAAAAATGTTGTTGGACAGAAAAAACTTGTATTAATTGACGAGGCTCAGCGAGTAAAAAATATTGGCATCACGTTAAAACTTTTTGTGGATGAATTAAAGGGTGCTCAGGTAATTGCAACCGGTTCATCAGCATTTGAATTATCAAATGAAATCAATGAGCCATTAACAGGAAGAAAATTTGAATACTCTCTTTATCCATTATCAATGAGAGAACTGAGTAGTGAATTTGGTTGGCTGGAGACAAATAGACTTTTGGAAGAGCGAATACTTTATGGTATGTATCCGGATGTTGTTCTCAATCCTAATGAAAAGAAAAATCTGTTAAAATATCTGACACGGAGTTATCTTTTTAAAGATGTATTAAGCTATCAGGGGGTTCGTAAACCTGAAGTGCTGGATAAACTTTTGCTTGCTCTTGCTGCGCAAATTGGAAGCGAAGTTTCTTATAATGAGTTAGCAGGAACTGTCGGGATAGATAAAGATACCATAAACAAATACCTCGACATTCTTGAGAAAGCATTTGTTATTTTCCGTCTGCATCCGTTTAGTCGAAGTGTCAGAACGGAGATTACGAAGATGAGAAAAGTCTATTTTTATGATACCGGGATTCGGAATGCACTTGTTTCAAATTTTAATTCGCTTGCTTCAAGAAATGATAAAGGAGCTTTGTGGGAAAATTTTTTGGTATCTGAGAAGCTTAAAATGAATTCTTATTTGAATATTGATGCAAAAACATTTTTTTGGAGAACGTCACAGCAACAGGAAATTGATTACATTGAAGAAAAAGAAAATAAATTATTTGCTTATGAGTTTTCCTGGAATGTCAATAAGAAAAAGAAAATCCCGCTTACTTTCCTGAAAGCTTATAGTACGAAAGAATCTGAAATAATTACTAAAGAAAATTATGAGAAGTTTTTGGGTATTGTTTAGAGCAAATTTAATGTCAGAGTAGATATTTGTCATCCCTGACTTTTTTGTTGCCTGATTTTCATTTCACTTCTAATTCAATTTCAATATTTTTGAATCGCCAATAATTTTTTGAGCCAGTGGCTCATCAGCCTTTGGCTGAATTAACTAACAAACATTAAGGGATACTATGTACCGCAGAACAAAATGTTCAGGGTGTGAGAAAACTACATCCAATCCAAAATAACTTTTCCCGAATTACCCGATTTCATAATTTCAAAACCTTCTATGTAATCATCAACCTTATAACGATGAGTAATGATTGGACTAATAGGTAAACCGCTTTGAACCATTGCCTGCATCTTGAACCAGGTTTCAAACATCATTCTACCATATATACCACGGATAGTTAATCCGTTGAATATAACTTTTCCCCAGTTGATGCCAGCTTGTTCAGGAAGAATGCCGAGTAATGCAATCTTACCTCCGTGATACATTACATCAATCATATCGTTGAAAGCATGAATACTGCCGCTCATTTCCAAGCCGACATCAAAACCGCCAACCATTCCAAGTTCTTTTACAACATCAGATAGTTTTTCTTTTGTTACATCAACAGCTCTTGTAACTCCCATTTTTTTTGCAAGCTCTAAACGATATGGATTCATATCAGTGATAACAACATTTCTAGCACCTGAATGTCTTACAACTACTGCCGCCATTATTCCGATAGGACCAGCTCCAGTAATAAGTACATCTTCACCAAGAACATCAAATGATAATGCTGTATGAACTGCATTTCCAAGCGGATCAAATATTGAAAATATTTCTTTCGGAAGTTTAGGATCGCAATGCCAGATGTTTGAAACAGGAATTACGAGATATTCAGCAAAACATCCGGGACGATTAACTCCAACTCCTTTTGTGTTCGGACAAAGATGACCTCTTCCTTCACGGCAATTTCTACAGGTTCCGCAAACAATGTGTCCTTCTCCGCTGACAAGTTCACCAACTTTTACATCGTGAACGTTGCTGCCAAATGCTTCAACAGTTCCAACATATTCGTGTCCGACATGCATTGGAACTGGAATAGTTTTTTTTGCCCATTCATCCCAATTATAAATGTGAATATCAGTACCGCAAATTGAAGTTTTGTGGATTTTTATAAGTACATCATTTGGTCCGTATTCAGGAACAGGAACTTCATCCATCCAGATACCGGGTTTAGCATATTTTTTAACGAGGGCTTTCATTTTTTTCATGGTAAGGTCCTTAGAGATATGAATTATAATAATGGTTAAACTTTTTTAAAATATCTAACCAAAATTAGAGATTAGGTAAGAAATCAACAAAGAAAAAATCTAAAAATAAAATTCAGAGATAAATCAAATAATTGAAAATAGAGCAAACTCTCTGTTTAAAAACGATCCTTTAATATTTTGATGCTGACTGATTTGTTTTTCGATAAGGTCTGAGTTCAAATCGTTTACAAAAGCTACGCTTTTTAACCATTCAATTTCGTCTTTTGTAACAAGTTTATTAACACAAGCTAAACTAATCGCATCCTGAAGGAAAGAGGTTGCTATACTTTTATCCGAGAAAACAATCGGGTCGGAATCAATATATTTGTTTGTGAGAAGATTTCTGATTGTTTCTTCAAAAAAATCTGATGCGAATCCTAATTTTTCTGAAATAGTCTTTAACATTTCCTTTTCTTTTGAGCTTAATTCTTTATCAAGCCTGGCGGTTATTAATAAGCCTTTTAGGTAATTGCTTCGGTCAATTAAGGGTATGTTCATTTCATCCTATAAAATAAGTTTTAGATAGTAGAAATAATCAATGTAGCCTCACAACTATTATGCCTTCAAATTTTCTATTACTAAAATATCATTTTTTATATAAAACGCTATGGAAATATAAATCTCATTGATTCTGCACACAAAAATCATCTCAAATCAGATAAAAGTTCTAATCAATTTCTAATTATAAGGCACTGGCTAAAGTTTTCTTAACTTCCCTCGAATATATATGGCTTAATTTTTCAGTAAAGATAAATAACTGGTAAATGCTCAGTAATAATTTATATGAGAGATTGAAAAATTTTCCGTTTTTTTTGGCATAATAATCATTCCTGTAAGAAAAACATCCTTGATAACTCAACATTTTATGGATTAAAACGATAGTTAATTAGATAAGTTTAAAAATTAATGTGCGTTTAATATCCAATTCAAACTAAATTAATATTAATAGTTGGAAACAGATGAATGCTGCCAAAAATAAAAAACATAGAATCATTTAATCCGACTTCCAATCTGATTCCTATCCAACCACAGTCTAATAACGGAATAGCTCATGATCCGGTCATAAAACAAATTCTTGAATGTTTTCCTGATCCTGTTTTGATTCTTGA is a window of Ignavibacterium sp. DNA encoding:
- a CDS encoding UPF0175 family protein; amino-acid sequence: MKTLTIHLPDKFDLSPKETVTLLAAKLYESGKLSLGQAAELAGYSKKTFMELLGNYNVSVFNFPPEELDNDIANAKEYNNKINLICIQSIY
- a CDS encoding ATP-binding protein, with translation MIKREIQDSIESRLFKGKLIVIYGARQVGKTTLIKEIGRKFSDQEVYLNCDEPDIRELLIDATSTKLKNVVGQKKLVLIDEAQRVKNIGITLKLFVDELKGAQVIATGSSAFELSNEINEPLTGRKFEYSLYPLSMRELSSEFGWLETNRLLEERILYGMYPDVVLNPNEKKNLLKYLTRSYLFKDVLSYQGVRKPEVLDKLLLALAAQIGSEVSYNELAGTVGIDKDTINKYLDILEKAFVIFRLHPFSRSVRTEITKMRKVYFYDTGIRNALVSNFNSLASRNDKGALWENFLVSEKLKMNSYLNIDAKTFFWRTSQQQEIDYIEEKENKLFAYEFSWNVNKKKKIPLTFLKAYSTKESEIITKENYEKFLGIV
- the tdh gene encoding L-threonine 3-dehydrogenase, whose product is MKKMKALVKKYAKPGIWMDEVPVPEYGPNDVLIKIHKTSICGTDIHIYNWDEWAKKTIPVPMHVGHEYVGTVEAFGSNVHDVKVGELVSGEGHIVCGTCRNCREGRGHLCPNTKGVGVNRPGCFAEYLVIPVSNIWHCDPKLPKEIFSIFDPLGNAVHTALSFDVLGEDVLITGAGPIGIMAAVVVRHSGARNVVITDMNPYRLELAKKMGVTRAVDVTKEKLSDVVKELGMVGGFDVGLEMSGSIHAFNDMIDVMYHGGKIALLGILPEQAGINWGKVIFNGLTIRGIYGRMMFETWFKMQAMVQSGLPISPIITHRYKVDDYIEGFEIMKSGNSGKVILDWM